The sequence below is a genomic window from Thermorudis peleae.
GTCAACGCCAGCGTCATATACCCGGACCACATTCGGATGGGTAACAGCAGCTGCAGCCCGGGCTTCGCGCTCAAAGCGGGCAAGGTCAGCCGGATCCGTTAGTGCAGCAGGATGGAAGAGCTTAATTGCGACGCGGCGGCCCAGGGCCAAGTCTTCAGCTACGTAGGTTGTTGCGGTGCTGCCTGCCCCCAGCCGCTGGAGGAGACGATAGCGACCGGCGAGCACCTGGGGGCTTTCAACATGCATGTGCCAACTCCATCACAGCGAGCATCTCGCCCTGACTGCCCAGGGGGATTGTACGCGTCAAGCGCCGCCCGGCCCAACTCTCCGCTTACCACTCCTCGACACTGATGCCCAAAAGGACGTTGTCGATCAGACGGGTTGTCCCCACCCTGGCAGCCAGCGAGAGCAGCGCCGGTCGGTCAACCGTGTCTAATTCGTCCAGTGTCTTAGCATCAGCTACGCTTACATACTCAAGCTGAATGCCAGGAGTCGCCGCCAGGTGGGCACGTACGAGTGCACGCAGCGCCTCTGCGTCTCGCTCTCCCGCGTGGTAGCGCGCTTCGGCAGCGAAGAGTGCTTGGGGGATCGCTGCAGCAATCTCCCGTTCAGTCGGTGAGAGATACACGTTGCGACTGCTCATTGCTAGCCCGTCCGGCTCACGTACTGTCGCCACGGGAACAATCGTTACTGGTACATTCAGGTCAGCGACCATACGACGGATTACTAATACCTGCTGGGCATCTTTTTGCCCAAAGTACGCGCGTGTTGGCTGAACGATATTGAACAACTTGGCCACGACGGTCGCGACGCCACGGAAATGCCCCGGTCGTGCAGCACCTTCCAATCGCTCACCGATTGGCCCCACAGCGATGAAGCTCGCAAACCCAGGCGGATACATCTCCTCCACACTTGGCGTGAAGACCAAATCGACGCCTTCACGGGCCAGCAACGCGAGATCACGGGGAATATCACGCGGATAGCGGGCATAATCTTCCTGTGGGCCGAACTGGGTTGGATTGACAAAAATGCTCACTGCTACGACCGGATTCTCTGCCCGAGCGCGGCGCACTAACGCAAGGTGCCCCTCATGTAAATAGCCCATCGTCGGCACAAAACCGACTGCCTTGAGATGGTGCTGTTGCCGCCAGGCACGGACAGCGGCAACCGTCTCAGCGACCTCCATCAGGCAACTCCCCTCGCTGGACATGCTCGGCCTGCACCTCGGCAACGAGCGCTGCCAGCTGCGCTTCGTCGACATCGCGCGGCAAGCCGAAGCTCTGCTCGGCTGTTGGGAATGTGCCCGCCCGCACGTCCTCTGCATAACGGCGGAAGGCATCAGTGATCACATCGGCGAGTTCGGCGTAGGGCTTGGCATGCCGTGGCAATGACCCCGGCAGCAGATGCAGCAGATCGGTGACGACCTGCACTTGACCATCGCAGTCTGGCCCAGCACCAATCCCAATCGTTGGCACCGTAAGCATGTGTGTCAGCGCCCGGGCAACTGGTGCGGGAATAAGCTCGAGGACAAGAGCGAACACACCAGCGTCTTGCAATGCGAGCGCGTCGCGGAAAAGCTGGCGAATTGCGGTGGGCGTCTTGGCCTGGAGGCGAAAGCCGCCAAGCTGGTTGACCGATTGGGGTGTCAGCCCAAGATGTCCCATGACGGGGATGCCCGCCTGCACGAGCCGCGCTACAGTGGGGGCAATGGCTGTACCCCCTTCGAGCTTCACCGCCTGGGCGCCACCTTCCTGAATCAGCCGTCCCGCGTTACGCAGCGCATCCTCGGGCGTAACCTGATAGGTCAGGAAGGGCATATCAGCAACAACTAGCGCCCGTTCACTGCCGCGAACGACTGCCTGCGTGTGGTGCAGGATCATCTCAAGCGTGACCGGTAACGTCGTCGCGAAACCGAGGATGGTCATACCAAGCGAATCGCCAACCAGCAGCATCGGTACACCAGCCTGGTCAGCCAACCGTGCCGTTGCGTAGTCATAGGCTGTCAGCATGGGAATACGCTCGCCACGCCGCTTCATCGCTTGAATTTCAGCGACGGTCACCCGCATCTGCTTGCTCCTCTCTCGCTGCCGCCTCCAGAAATGCTCGCACTGCGGCCACGGCCGCTAATCGCTCTGGCTGTCCCGTCGCTCGCGCCTCGGCCACGGGAATAGTCGCCTTTGCCAACGCGAGATAGGCCTCGCGTGCCAATGGCTCATCTGCCAGCACCGCGAGATGCCGCCTCAATGTCTGTTGATCACCTCGAGCAATCGGACCGGTCAGTGCATCGGGGAGGCCGATCCGTGCCAGATTGTCTACGGTGCTGCGCAGGAGCGGCAAGAGACGCGCAAGGGATTCGTCTGGCGAGAGGCCCACGTGCTGCAAGAGCTGAACCGCAATTGCCACTGACGACACGACATAATTCGAGGCGAAGACCGCGGCAACATGATAGCGCGGCCAGTCAGCAGACGTTAGCCGGAGCGGCTGACCACCAATCGCCTGGGCCATTTGCACAAGCGTTGTCGCTAGCGGCTCAGGCGCTTCAATTGCAATAGAAACGCCAGCCAGTGGCACGGAGCCACCAGCAAAGGACTGCAATGGGTGAAAGACACCGGTCTGTGCACCAGCGGCTTCAGCAGCAGCGAGGGGAGCCCGGCCCAACGCGCCACTACAATGCACGACGGCGTGAGCTGGCGTCCAGCGCAACGCTGTGCATACTAGCTCAATCGCGTCGTCAGGCACTGCGAGAAAAACGACTGCAGCCTGGTCGACGACTGCTTGTGGCGTATCTACCGCATGACAGCTAGGCAGGCACGCCACAAGCGCTGCTGCTCGCTCAGCATGCCGACTCCAGACAGCGCGTACTGGGTATCCTGCGGCTGCCAATGCGGGCGCTAGCGCCGATGCAACAGCACCTGCGCCGATCATCCCGATGACTGGCAACCTGGACGCACGCTCCCCCTCCATCGTTTCCCCTGGTTCACCCCGGGTTTACCGAGACTAGCCTATTGACGAACCGGCTTAGCAACAACGATGAGTCGATGGTCGTCGATACCATAGGGCCAACAGGTGACCAGTGTAACGCGTTCTTCCGGCATCGGGGCTAGGAACATCCCCGTCGCAAGGCGCTCTTGCAACGGTACCCCGACCTCCTTACGGTAGTGAATCTCCTCCACCCGGTACGTAAACTGCTGGCCACTGGCATTGGTCAGAATCACCAGATCGCCGATTTTCACATGCTCGAGATTGCGGAAGACCTCGCCCTTCCAGTCGTCATGCCCCGTGATGACGATGTTGCCACCCTCGCCAGGATTCGCTGACGTGTTATTGTGTCCAGCAGCATAGTCAGCCACGCGCCATTGGATCACTTGCTGCCCATCGATCGTCACGACGTCATAGCCAACCTCGACGACCGGCGCATCGATTCTGACTGAAGGAATCTGAATATGCGTTGGTGGTGGCATCTTGGGTTTCGGCGTCGGCGTAGCTGGCGCAACTGTTGGAGTTGGCGACGGTGGCGCTGGTGTCACTGTAGGCGTCGTTACGCCTGGCGACGGTATCAGGGCAACAGTCGTTGGACTCGGCGTCGCTTCAGACCCCAATGCTTGTAGCGGTGCTGGCGGCTCGGCAGCTGGGGCTGGAGAGGTTGACGTTGCGGTGGACAGTATCGTTGGACTGGCCAGCACTTGGTCAGGCGGGGCCACAGCCCGCCGCGGCTGCGTTGCAGCAATCGCAAAGGCTGCGCCGAGCACCATCAAGCCGAGCATGATCAGAATCGTGCTCAGGCTTACTTGACGGCTCGACGGGGCTGGCTGCATGACATCCTCGCTTTCAGCATCCAGTATGTTCGCTCGCTAGTTGTAGAGTATACGCCGCTGTGGCATCTGGCGGAGCACTTGCCTCAGCCCACAGTCGGATGCGATACTCGAGCCAGCACACGCACAAGTACAAGTGGGAGGGACGGCCATGGCTGCACGGGCATACGTTCTCGTCCGCACCGAGGTTGGCAAAGCCAAAGCCGTCAAAGAGGCACTCCAGCGACTGCCCGGTGTCGCTGCCGCCGACATTGTGACAGGCGACTACGACCTGATCGTCGCCATCGAGCAGGCCACACCAGAGGAACTTGGCCGGCTGGTCATGGAACAAATTCACGGCGTTCCCGGTGTTGCCGCAACCAGCACGCACGTGGTCGTTGGGTAATGATCCTTGCCGAAACCGGGGCAGGCGCAGTACCGTAAAATGGGCGAAGCGGCCAGTCGTCAGGCCAATAGGAGGAACCGAATAGAAAGGAGGAGATGGTGGTCCTGGCCGATGCGCTTGTCCCTCGCGGATGGCGTGCTACACCAGCACTCCAAACGGTGAGCAGCGTTGTCCTCGTCGTTGCTGCTAGCCTCCTCACAGCACTAGCAGCGCAAGTGACCATCCCACTGCCCTTCACGCCAGTACCGATTACCGGGCAGACTTTCGCAGTTCTCCTCGTCGGCGCAGCTCTCGGCAGCCGTCGTGGGGCAGCTAGTCAACTCCTCTACCTTGCTGAAGGGCTCGCAGGGATGCCAGTCTTTGCCGGCGGCAAGGCTGGGCCAGCGGCATTGCTCGGCCCGACTGGTGGCTACCTCGTCGGCTTCATCGCTGCTGCGTTTGTGACTGGATGGCTCGCGGAGCGAGGTTGGGATCGACGCGTGCTCACCGCAGCATGCGCGATGGTGCTCGGCAACCTCACCATCTACCTCTTTGGGGCAACCTGGCTTGCTACATTCACCGGCCTGGCGAAAGCCTTGACCCTTGGCGTGCTGCCATTCCTGCCGGGAGACGCACTCAAGATCGCCCTTGCTACGGCGCTGCTGCCGAGTGCCTGGCATGTAGTGGCCCTCGCTGGGCTGCCGCGGGAACGCTAGCTCGCTGCCAGTCGCGCCTGGGCCTGTTCAACGGCGGCCGCGAGCATTGCAAGCGCAGTGCTGAGTTGCTCGCGGCCGTCCGGATGAAGTGTTGCCGGGTCGAGTGCCGCCAGGCGCTCGGCAACCTGGCGAAGTTCAGCAGCCAACGCCGCAACCGCTGCCGCTGGCTCCGTACCAACTTCGGTACGCCCATTTGCCCGGTGGCGTGCCGTGCGCGCAGGCGCAGCTGATGGCGGTTGAGTGCGGAGCCGGTCGCGAAGCGTGCGTAGCTGTGTCTGCAGCGACTCCGGCGTATGCAAGGCAAGGCTTGACTCCTCACGTAACGCACGAGCAAGTTGCTCGATCTCCCGCTGCTCAAGCTGCTCCTCGACAGTGAGCTGGGCCAAAGCGACCTGCGCTGGCTCTGGCAAGCCGTGGAGCGGCCGCGTTTGCTTCTCGGAGAGCTGCCCCGCGCGAATCGCTTCTTGCACCGGCGGCGGCAACTTTTCCGTGCTGAGCAACTGGAACAACCGGCTTCGCTTAATGCCAACAGCTTCAGCGACCTGTTCCCACGGCACATCGCCGAGTTGTTGCTTGAGACGGCGTAAAGCCGCAGCGCGATCCAGCGCGTTGAGGTCTTCTCGCAGGATGTTTTCCATCAACTGCTGGATCAATCGCTGCTCGTCACGCACGTCCCGTACGAGAGCGGGAATTGTCTCCAGCCCCGCCAACTGTGCCGCTCGCCAGCGCCGCTCGCCGTGGATGATGACATAGCGATCGCGAGCAGCGTCGTAATAGACAGCGATCGGCTGGAGCACACCTTCGCGTCGGATCGACGCAGCGAGCTCTTCCAATCGTTCTGGATCGAATGAGCGGCGAGGTTGGTCTGGGTCAGGCTCAATCCGGTCGAGCCGAATCTCCTTGGCTGTCGGTAGGTCACGCGTTCCCACGGCACGTGGCGACGTATCGGCAAAGAGCGCATCGACCGTGAAACGGCGCCGACGCGTATTCATTGCGGACGATTGGACGGCTTGTGTATTCCCGTTAGACATGGCTGACCCTCCCCACACAACGCCACAACTCAGCCGCCGCCTGGCGGTAGGCAGCTGCCAGCGACGAGCGCGGCTGGTACTGGAGGATCGACGTGTGCTCGGCGACTGCCTCGGCCCCTTTGACGGAAAGCGGAATGGCGGGAAAGAGCGGCAATTCTGGAAACTGCTCTTGAAGCGTCGCGAGCATATCAGCGACGAGTCGTGAGGAATGATGCACCTTCGTTGGCAAGAAGCCGAGTACCGTCAGCGCCGGGTTCAGCCGCCGCACACGATTCACGGTCTCGAACAAGCGTCGCAGCACCATCAAGGCAAGCGGATGTGGTTCGATCGGAATTAACAGCGCATGGACAGCGACCAAAATATTGATGCTGAGAATATTTAATGCTGGAGGACTGTCAATCAGAACAATGTCATATGGCAGCGGCTCAGCGGCATCGAGCGCGTGACGCAACCGGCGCTCCCGCTCAAGCGCGCTGAGTAACTCCAGCTCAGCAGCCGCCAAGTCGGGATGGCTCGGAACGAGTTCGAGGCCTGCGACCGTCGTCGGTTGGACAACCGCACTCAGCGGAAGAGGCTCGTCGACCAGCAAGTCGTAGACCGAAGATTCGAGGTGCTGCACATCGACACCCAGCGCCATTGTCAGACTTGCTTGCGGGTCGAGATCAAGCGCAAGCGCCCGCAACCCCTGCTCGGCAAGTGCCGCGCCAAGGTTCAGCGTGCTCGTGGTTTTAGCCGTGCCGCCTTTCTGGTTGAAGAGCGCAACGCGCGGCGTCATCCCCGGCGCCCTCCTGTACGTACATCATGCCATCTGTAGGGTACCAGAGGATGACGCCTGTGTCGAGGTGGCACAGCCTTAGGGTACCAGCGCGACCCGACTTGTGACCTCGCCCGCGCGCAGACGCTCGACCCACTGCCCAATTTCATCAAGTGGATGGGTCTCCACCTGAGGGCGAATGAGACCGCGTGCAATCAGGTCAAGCACAGTCGCCAACTCTTGACGCGTTCCCCAGAAGCTCCCCAACACTGCCACTTCGTCGGCGATGAGGCGCAGCCCAAGCATAGTCCCGCCGGGAGTAGCCAGCCCTACCATCACTACACGCCCACCACGGGCAACAAGCTGTTGCGCGAGCAACTTGGTTGCCTCCGCGCCGACGAAGTCAGCGACAAGCGTGATCGGCCGATCGACCGGCGGATGTGCAGGGTCGAGCTGGCGACTATCTACGACGCGATCTGCGCCATATTGCTTGGCCAGCTCAAGCTTCGCCGGTACGACGTCGACGGCGATGACAAACGCGCCAAGTGCTTTGGCAATTTGCACTGCGTTGAGCCCCAGTCCACCAACCCCGATGATCGCGACCGTTTCACCTGGCCGGAGTTGCCCAACCCGGGTCAGTGCATGGAACGGCGTCAGCACCGCGTCAGTTGCGACTGCCGCCTCTGCATCACTCACCCCGTTCGGGACAGGAACAAGCGCGTGTGCCGGCACCACGACGTAATCGGCATAGCCCCCGTCACGCGCCAGCCCCAGTGGCCGTGACGCAATACAGAGGTGGTCACGTCCCTCGCGGCAGTAGCGACATTGTCCACAGCCCGCTGGACCAAAGACGGCAACTCGCTGGCCAATCAGTGATGGATCAACAGCGTCGCCGACTGCGACAACGTCACCGGCAATCTCGTGACCAAGCGTGAGTGGGGTGGGAATTGGATATCCACCAAGCTCATCGAAGATAATGTGTAAGTCAGAATGGCAGAGACCCGCTGCCCGAACACGCACGAGGGACTCGGCAGGCCCGGGATCAGGACGAGAGACTTCAACGACGCGAAATTCTCTGGGGCCAAAGTAACGTGCAGCGCGCATAACGGCTGGTATCGTTGCCATGGCATCCTCCTCTGCCTTGCAAACATACGCCTACCATGGCAAGCGTACTGGCCGTACTGTTCACTGCAACACCCTTTAGGGTAGGATGCACCTACCCTAAGAGACGAGCCTGTCGATGATTATCCGGCGGGCTGAGCAGTGATGACATCGAGCGCGCGAGCAAATGCCGCGAGCGTCTCATCGACGTCAGCGTCAGTGTGAGCGAGCGAAACGTAGTATTTTTCACCTGGCACGACGAATAACCCTTGCTCTAAACATGCCAAGCCAAACCGGCGTGCACGCTCGCGGTCACTCGCCACAATATCGGCATAATTGCGTGGAGGACGTTCGGCAAAAACGACCTGAAAGAGCGGCCCTTCGCCGATCACCTGGAGCGGCAGCCTCCGCTCAGCCGCCAGTGCACGCAATCCACTCGTGAGGCGGTCAGTCACGCGATAGAGCTGGTCATAGACTCCTGGCTGGCGCAAGACCTGCAACGTCGCTAGTCCGGCAGCCGCAGCAATTGGATTGCCGTTAAACGTGCCACTCAGATGCGCCTCCGGTAAACCACGAGCACGCCGACGTGGATCCGTCAGCTCCATGAGCTCAGCTCGTCCAGCAATGGCTGCAATCGGATAGCCCCCACCCAGTGCCTTGCCGAACGTGGCTAAATCGGGCACCACGCCATATCGCTCTTGCGCGCCACCATATGCCAAGCGAAAGCCGGTGACGATTTCGTCGAAGATTAACACAATGCCATACCGGGCAGTGAGTGCACGCAGTCCTTCCAAGAACCCCGGTTCGGGAGGCAACGCGCGTTGCAGCGGCTCGCAGATCACTGCGGCAAGCTCGTCAGCATACGCACATATGAGTTGCTCCGTTAAAGCGAGGTCATTCCATTGGCTGACCAATACCGTCTCGCTCACTGGCTCGGGAATACCAGCGGCATCAGCTCGTGGCGCTGGATAGTCGGCTACTGTTGGGCTGACAGCACTCTGAAGCGCGTAGTCGTGGACGCCATGGAAGCCGCCCTCGAATTTGAGAATGCGGGCACGCCCGGTATAGGCCCGGGCAATTCGTATGGCATGCATCGTCGCTTCCGTGCCTGTGGAAACAAACTTCACGCGCTCAGCGCATGGCACTGCCTCAATGAGCACTTCCGCAAGCTGGATGATCGGCTCGTTCAGCCAATAGAATGTCGACCCACGGCTGGCTTGCCGGCAGACAGCCTCGACTACGGCAGGATGCGCATGACCAAGCAACAACGGACCAGAACCGAGGACATAATCAATATACGCTCGGCCATCGACGTCGTAGACACGGCTACCGCGGCCTTCAGCGATGACAAACGCATGCGTCGATGGCAGAGTGAAACGATTGAGCGCGCCACCAAGCGCACGATCGGCACGCACGAGCCAGGATGCGTGCTGGGTGGATCGTTGCTCAGTCATGGGCCGGCTCTTCAGCCATCGCTGTTGTCCGTCGCCGACGCGTCCGTGGACGATCACCAGCGCTTGCGCGGCTCCGGCGTCGCCCGCCAGCCGTCCGTACAACAGCGTGTTCCGGTAAGGACCACATAGTGAGGGACTTGAGAATCCGGGGGACGATGTAGGTTTTCGTGCCGAGAACGCCAGGGATGGCTGTTAGCTTCTCAGTGATGAAGTGATAGAGTGCATCGACTGATGGAACATAGACCTGGATGCTAATGTCACGGTCACCCGTGGTAATGCCGACGTAACTGACCTCAGGCAAAGCAACGAGCTGCTGTGCAACCTCTTGCAGCCGGCTTGGTTCAACCTCAAGGAAGATATCCGCGGTGACCTCATAACCGATCGCCGCCGGATTAAGGACAGCAACCAGCCGCACGACTCCCTCGTCAACCAAGCGACTGATACGCGCACGCACGGTGCGCTCAGCGACGCCGAGTTTGCGGGCAATCTCCGCGCTTGGCATGCGGCTATCCTGCTGTAGGAGCGTAATGATCCGGCGGTCGAGCTCGTCGAGCGCGCGAGCCATTTCAGGCGCTCCTCACTCTAGGGCTTTGCAGCCCACTAGGCACTTACCTCCACCCTCGGCTGTCATCGAAACGGCATCCAACTCCTCGTCCCATGTCTCAGTGAAGCTGCTATGTGCAGGATACGGGGAAATTCCGGCACACGCAAGCCCACGTCATTATTGGGATCCGAACTCTGATCGCCCGAGAATCAGGAACACACCAGTTCCGAGATCAGGCAGCAAGATGAAAGGGTAGTGATGCGGGATCGCGCCGAGTAATCCCAGGGCCACGATCGCCATGCCCAGCGGCCATCCCCCAGGGGAACGGCGGTAGATGAAGGGCGAGGCGATCGCATGGAGAAGCATCAGTCCAAGGTCAATGTCGGCCAATGTCGGCCGCCCCATCAAAAACGTGTAATATGCCATCAATCCCCATGCCGCTGCTGTCACCAGAAAGGCTGTCCCAATGATCAGCACTTTACCGGAATATGGCGGCGTTTCCGCCGGCGGCCGCTCATTCTCGTGACCAGGCCGACGCACGTCTCCTCCCGTCTGATCCTCAACCAGCTCAGCCGGACACGGCAGGTTCATTCTGCCGAGGCGTTCTCATGCTGTCAATATGTGAGAATCCCCAGCATCTAATCTCCTCCTACATGCTATCGTACACAGTTGGACACAGACAGGGAGGAACGAATGGATCGTGAGCAAGCTGAGGAATTGGTGCGCGCCCATACTGCCTTCGGGCCAACCGCCCCAACGTGGGTGCGGCCGAGTTATGACGGACTGGGCATCACGAACTTGCCGTGGTCGATCCTCAACACCCTTGACGTTCCGCTCGCTGGTCAGCCAATCGATACTCGACTCTGGCCGAATGCAGGTACTGGCATTGGAGCAATTCTTCTCCTCATCATTGACGGGCTTGGTTACCTCCGCCTGCAGCAAGCAATTGCCGATGGACTCATGCCAGGGATGGCACGGCTTGCCCAACAATCCGTTCTCTTTCCTCTGACCTCTGTCTTTCCCTCGACGACAGCGGCGGCCCTCACGACGCTAGCGACTGGCGAGCCACCAGCACGTCACGGACTGGTCGGCTTTACTGCGTTCCTGCGTGAATTCGGCATGCTGAGCAACCTCCTCTTCTGGGCCCCAATCGGTCGCTTCCCATCGTTCGCCAGCCAAGGACTCGATCCACGCGATTTCTTGCCTGTCCACACGATCGCCGAACGAGCTCAGGATGCCGGCGTCACCGTGACCGTCGTTAGCCCCATCACCTTCCGCGATACGCCGCTGACGAAAATGCATGCGAGCGGTGCCCACTTCCTCGGCTACCGGACGCCCGGCGAGTTTGTGAGCCACATCCATGCAGCGCTCGCTCAGCCTGGGCGCCAACTTGTCTCTGCATACTGGGATTCAATCGATCATCTCGGCCATTTCAGCGACCCAGCAAGTGGTGCACTTGAGGAGGAACTCCAACTTCTTGATACGATCTTCGCCGACCGCCTGCTCACTCGCTTGCCTCGCCGTGATCTCCTCGTCATCCTCACTGCCGACCACGGCATGGTGCAACTTGACCGGGCGCATGAGCACTCGCTGACAAACTCGCCCCTGCTCAGGCAGATGCGAATGCCACCAGGCGGCGAGCGCCGCGCTGTTTACTGTTATGCTGCTCCTGGTGAAGAAGCTACCCTTACTGAGGCTTTAGCCCATCTCGTTGGTGAGGACGGCTGGGTTGTTTCGACAACGCATTTGCTCCAGGAGGGACTCTTCGGGCCGCCGCCGCACCATCCAGAGACACCCTGGCGCGTCGGGGACATCGCCATCATTGCCCGTGGGCCAGCGAGTTTCCCCTATGATCCTCCCGGCATCACCACTAGGCCGACCTACGGTGCCCATGCCGGCCTCGAGGCTGAAGAGCAACTTGTGCCATGCCTTATCTGGCGTCCATGATCGTCACATCACGCTGTTCCGCCGGCTGAGCAGGCAGTGGGTGACGCGGAAAGCCAGCGAGGACCAGCACAACGGCTACAACGACGAGGCCGAGGATCCCGAGATAGACACCGGCAAGACCAGCCGAGAGAGCATCACGCAGGGCAGCGAGCTGACCCGGGCTCAACGCCGCCCGAAGGGACGGATCAAGCAAGGCATTGGCCGATACATGGTTAAGTTGCAGGCCGGTAAGCCGCCGGGCCATGGTTGTGGTTAATACCGTCCCCAACGCTGCGACACCAACAGCCCCGCCAATCGTTCGAGAGAAGCCGACAAGTGCGGTAACGATCCCGCGTTCTTCCCAACCCACCGCATTTTGCACAGCAATAATGAAGGCAGTCGAACTCAGTCCCATGCCAATACCAAACAGTGCCGCAGCGGCGACCGCGAGAGCGAGCGCGCGGGTCAGTGGCACCAACTGGAGCACAAGGCCAGCCACCAGGAGGGCTACCATCCCCGCGACAACAGAGGCACGGAACCCAAAGCGCAAGATTACGCGACCAGCCGTTGGTGCAGCCACCGACCAGCCAATGGAATACGGTGCGACAACGAGCGCGGCTGTAATCGCGGTGCCGCTCAGCACGCCCTGGACATAGAGTGGCAGATAGGAGCTCACCGCGAACATCCCCGCGCCGATGAAAATGCTCCCCCAAAAGACCGTGCTCACTAACCGACGCCGAAAGAGAGCTAGCGGCAGGATCGGCTCCGGCATCCGCGCTTCGATGACAACAAACAAGATCAGCAACACAATGCCACTGAGCAACCCGCCGACCACAACAGGCGACCGCCAGCTTGTCTCACCAGCTTGCAAGAGACCAAGGAGCGCGAGCGTCACGCCAGCTGTCAGCACTAGCGCACCAAGGTAGTCGATCTGGTGAGGGCGGCGCGTGATCCGTTCGTGCAGTGTCAGTCCAATCAGCAAGACGGCTGCGACACCAAAGGGCACGTTGATGTAGAAGATCCAGCGCCAGTTCAACCAGTCCGTGATAAAACCACCCACTGCCGGTCCTGCCACGGCCGACACACCCCAGACTG
It includes:
- the panC gene encoding pantoate--beta-alanine ligase, with the translated sequence MEVAETVAAVRAWRQQHHLKAVGFVPTMGYLHEGHLALVRRARAENPVVAVSIFVNPTQFGPQEDYARYPRDIPRDLALLAREGVDLVFTPSVEEMYPPGFASFIAVGPIGERLEGAARPGHFRGVATVVAKLFNIVQPTRAYFGQKDAQQVLVIRRMVADLNVPVTIVPVATVREPDGLAMSSRNVYLSPTEREIAAAIPQALFAAEARYHAGERDAEALRALVRAHLAATPGIQLEYVSVADAKTLDELDTVDRPALLSLAARVGTTRLIDNVLLGISVEEW
- the panB gene encoding 3-methyl-2-oxobutanoate hydroxymethyltransferase, producing MRVTVAEIQAMKRRGERIPMLTAYDYATARLADQAGVPMLLVGDSLGMTILGFATTLPVTLEMILHHTQAVVRGSERALVVADMPFLTYQVTPEDALRNAGRLIQEGGAQAVKLEGGTAIAPTVARLVQAGIPVMGHLGLTPQSVNQLGGFRLQAKTPTAIRQLFRDALALQDAGVFALVLELIPAPVARALTHMLTVPTIGIGAGPDCDGQVQVVTDLLHLLPGSLPRHAKPYAELADVITDAFRRYAEDVRAGTFPTAEQSFGLPRDVDEAQLAALVAEVQAEHVQRGELPDGGR
- a CDS encoding Rossmann-like and DUF2520 domain-containing protein, yielding MEGERASRLPVIGMIGAGAVASALAPALAAAGYPVRAVWSRHAERAAALVACLPSCHAVDTPQAVVDQAAVVFLAVPDDAIELVCTALRWTPAHAVVHCSGALGRAPLAAAEAAGAQTGVFHPLQSFAGGSVPLAGVSIAIEAPEPLATTLVQMAQAIGGQPLRLTSADWPRYHVAAVFASNYVVSSVAIAVQLLQHVGLSPDESLARLLPLLRSTVDNLARIGLPDALTGPIARGDQQTLRRHLAVLADEPLAREAYLALAKATIPVAEARATGQPERLAAVAAVRAFLEAAAREEQADAGDRR
- a CDS encoding sortase, with product MQPAPSSRQVSLSTILIMLGLMVLGAAFAIAATQPRRAVAPPDQVLASPTILSTATSTSPAPAAEPPAPLQALGSEATPSPTTVALIPSPGVTTPTVTPAPPSPTPTVAPATPTPKPKMPPPTHIQIPSVRIDAPVVEVGYDVVTIDGQQVIQWRVADYAAGHNNTSANPGEGGNIVITGHDDWKGEVFRNLEHVKIGDLVILTNASGQQFTYRVEEIHYRKEVGVPLQERLATGMFLAPMPEERVTLVTCWPYGIDDHRLIVVAKPVRQ
- a CDS encoding Lrp/AsnC ligand binding domain-containing protein, with translation MAARAYVLVRTEVGKAKAVKEALQRLPGVAAADIVTGDYDLIVAIEQATPEELGRLVMEQIHGVPGVAATSTHVVVG
- a CDS encoding biotin transporter BioY, whose protein sequence is MVVLADALVPRGWRATPALQTVSSVVLVVAASLLTALAAQVTIPLPFTPVPITGQTFAVLLVGAALGSRRGAASQLLYLAEGLAGMPVFAGGKAGPAALLGPTGGYLVGFIAAAFVTGWLAERGWDRRVLTAACAMVLGNLTIYLFGATWLATFTGLAKALTLGVLPFLPGDALKIALATALLPSAWHVVALAGLPRER
- a CDS encoding ParB/RepB/Spo0J family partition protein; translated protein: MSNGNTQAVQSSAMNTRRRRFTVDALFADTSPRAVGTRDLPTAKEIRLDRIEPDPDQPRRSFDPERLEELAASIRREGVLQPIAVYYDAARDRYVIIHGERRWRAAQLAGLETIPALVRDVRDEQRLIQQLMENILREDLNALDRAAALRRLKQQLGDVPWEQVAEAVGIKRSRLFQLLSTEKLPPPVQEAIRAGQLSEKQTRPLHGLPEPAQVALAQLTVEEQLEQREIEQLARALREESSLALHTPESLQTQLRTLRDRLRTQPPSAAPARTARHRANGRTEVGTEPAAAVAALAAELRQVAERLAALDPATLHPDGREQLSTALAMLAAAVEQAQARLAAS
- a CDS encoding ParA family protein codes for the protein MTPRVALFNQKGGTAKTTSTLNLGAALAEQGLRALALDLDPQASLTMALGVDVQHLESSVYDLLVDEPLPLSAVVQPTTVAGLELVPSHPDLAAAELELLSALERERRLRHALDAAEPLPYDIVLIDSPPALNILSINILVAVHALLIPIEPHPLALMVLRRLFETVNRVRRLNPALTVLGFLPTKVHHSSRLVADMLATLQEQFPELPLFPAIPLSVKGAEAVAEHTSILQYQPRSSLAAAYRQAAAELWRCVGRVSHV
- a CDS encoding zinc-binding dehydrogenase translates to MATIPAVMRAARYFGPREFRVVEVSRPDPGPAESLVRVRAAGLCHSDLHIIFDELGGYPIPTPLTLGHEIAGDVVAVGDAVDPSLIGQRVAVFGPAGCGQCRYCREGRDHLCIASRPLGLARDGGYADYVVVPAHALVPVPNGVSDAEAAVATDAVLTPFHALTRVGQLRPGETVAIIGVGGLGLNAVQIAKALGAFVIAVDVVPAKLELAKQYGADRVVDSRQLDPAHPPVDRPITLVADFVGAEATKLLAQQLVARGGRVVMVGLATPGGTMLGLRLIADEVAVLGSFWGTRQELATVLDLIARGLIRPQVETHPLDEIGQWVERLRAGEVTSRVALVP